In Nicotiana tabacum cultivar K326 chromosome 11, ASM71507v2, whole genome shotgun sequence, a single window of DNA contains:
- the LOC107772390 gene encoding peroxidase 5-like, whose translation MDSKSFNLSVLALLACLILSFSVPSLAYGKKTTWPPLRVGFYRYRCPPAEEIVKNVVYKAVSRNPGIAAGLIRLHFHDCFVRGCDASVLLDGPNSEKEGVPNKNSLRGFEVVDAAKAQLEDACPGTVSCADILAFAARDSSYKVGNIYYDVEAGRRDGRVSIDSETLANLPSPFVDAKELIKNFARKGMSADEMVTLSGAHSIGIAHCAVFANRLYPQNNQQNLPIYPEYANFLKSICPPEALTNGTGVTNPANLDVLTPNRLDNKYYAALKSKKGLLISDQGLLANPTTAKMVNFNARYGSVWAKKFAAAMIHMGQLDVLTGQKGEIRSNCHFNNLLPSLNL comes from the exons ATGGATTCCAAGAGCTTCAACCTTTCTGTTTTAGCACTTTTAGCTTGCCTGATTTTATCTTTTTCAGTACCATCTCTTGCCTATGGGAAGAAAACAACATGGCCACCACTTAGAGTAGGTTTCTACAGATATAGATGTCCTCCTGCTGAAGAAATTGTGAAAAATGTTGTATACAAAGCCGTATCGCGTAATCCAGGCATTGCTGCTGGCCTTATCAGGCTACATTTTCACGACTGCTTCGTCAGG GGGTGTGATGCATCAGTACTATTGGATGGACCAAACTCAGAGAAGGAAGGTGTTCCCAACAAGAATAGTTTACGAGGTTTCGAGGTTGTTGATGCAGCAAAAGCACAACTTGAGGATGCATGCCCCGGAACTGTATCCTGTGCTGACATTCTTGCCTTTGCTGCTCGGGACAGTTCCTATAAAGTTGGGAATATATACTATGATGTCGAAGCTGGACGTCGTGATGGTAGAGTTTCCATTGACTCTGAAACATTGGCCAATCTTCCTTCTCCATTTGTCGACGCCAAGGAACTCATCAAGAACTTTGCCAGAAAAGGTATGTCCGCTGATGAAATGGTGACCCTATCTGGCGCGCATTCCATTGGCATTGCTCACTGCGCTGTTTTCGCTAATCGCCTTTACCCTCAAAACAACCAACAAAATCTGCCAATTTATCCTGAATACGCCAACTTCTTGAAGTCCATTTGCCCACCAGAGGCACTCACAAACGGGACAGGAGTCACGAACCCTGCAAATCTTGATGTCCTGACACCAAACAGGTTGGATAACAAATACTACGCTGCGTTAAAGAGTAAAAAGGGGCTGTTGATTTCTGATCAGGGGTTGCTGGCCAATCCTACAACTGCTAAAATGGTGAACTTCAATGCAAGATATGGTTCAGTTTGGGCTAAGAAATTTGCAGCTGCAATGATTCACATGGGTCAATTGGATGTCCTCACAGGTCAAAAGGGAGAGATCAGGAGCAACTGCCATTTCAATAATCTTTTGCCTTCCTTAAATTTATAA